A region from the Vicia villosa cultivar HV-30 ecotype Madison, WI linkage group LG3, Vvil1.0, whole genome shotgun sequence genome encodes:
- the LOC131660224 gene encoding BEL1-like homeodomain protein 7 — MYPNHSFSSVSYADMFTASPLLPHNYYNESVVGEQNETVTMQSIDQHSDPCNSHLDCDQNIQCQGLSLTLGTLLPSTSSIPPFQYQYQDTGFVSLMNDTCLPKGTTISNDDELKTAECMASISSGGFHDIPKRESFHDYHPSDQCMQGSSGFSNIFLNSEYLKAAQELLDELVNVRKQRGMEKQEKVREIGLNNSKEADGKSTTQSTQISSGPNDSNSNPSSQLSSAERQNWLDKKTKLLSFLDEVDKRYRQYCHQMQIVVSSLNMVAGCGAAEPYTTLALRTISGHFRCLRDAISTQIQVIQRNLGEQEGIPRLRYVDQQLRQQKELQHLGVMRHAWRPQRGLPENSVSILRAWLFEHFLNPYPKDSEKIMLATQTGLTRNQVANWFINARVRLWKPMVEEIYKEEFGDSEINYNNSSENHLIKGKRDYYYTQETESQDNVQTITIDSVQAYSTKEHAMDYESKKLHGGSNERFSVKNGFYSEIACDTATYDLSEIGGGHHHQHHQQQQQQHVSLSLELRNCENDGLATSQDANHKRHNNNNNIKNNNQILSSSSSDIVDYHFTDSGKQQHRFGNTHLLHEFVV, encoded by the exons ATGTATCCCAATCATTCATTCTCATCGGTGTCTTATGCGGATATGTTCACCGCGAGCCCTCTGTTACCTCACAACTACTACAACGAATCTGTTGTAGGAGAACAAAATGAGACAGTGACTATGCAGTCCATTGATCAACATTCTGATCCTTGCAACTCTCATTTAGATTGTGACCAAAATATACAATGCCAAGGGCTATCTCTTACTCTAGGGACACTTTTGCCTTCTACATCATCTATCCCTCCATTTCAATACCAGTATCAGGACACCGGTTTTGTATCACTCATGAATGATACTTGTCTTCCAAAGGGAACTACAATATCTAATGATGATGAGTTGAAAACTGCTGAATGTATGGCATCCATATCTTCTGGAGGTTTTCATGACATTCCCAAACGGGAAAGTTTTCACGACTATCATCCTTCCGATCAATGTATGCAGGGCTCATCGGGATTTTCTAACATTTTCTTAAATTCCGAATATCTGAAGGCTGCACAGGAGTTACTCGATGAGCTGGTTAATGTCCGAAAGCAACGTGGAATGGAAAAACAAGAAAAAGTACGCGAAATTGGATTAAATAACTCAAAAGAAGCTGATGGAAAATCTACTACTCAGTCTACGCAAATATCTTCAGGTCCCAATGATTCTAATTCCAATCCTTCTagtcaattatcctcagcagaaAGGCAAAATTGGTTGGATAAGAAGACAAAACTTCTGTCCTTCTTGGATGAG GTAGATAAGAGATACAGACAATACTGCCATCAAATGCAGATTGTGGTCTCATCTTTAAACATGGTTGCTGGCTGTGGAGCAGCAGAACCATATACTACACTTGCATTACGAACAATTTCAGGTCATTTTCGTTGCCTGCGCGATGCAATCAGCACCCAAATTCAAGTCATTCAAAGAAACCTTGGGGAACAAGAAGGAATCCCTCGTCTCAGATATGTGGATCAACAGCTTAGACAGCAGAAGGAACTTCAGCATCTTGGTGTTATGCGGCACGCTTGGAGGCCTCAAAGAGGACTTCCTGAAAACTCCGTTTCAATACTTCGTGCCTGGCTCTTCGAGCATTTTCTTAATCC TTACCCCAAGGATTCGGAGAAAATAATGCTAGCTACGCAAACTGGTTTGACAAGGAATCAG GTGGCGAATTGGTTCATTAACGCGCGTGTGCGTCTTTGGAAACCAATGGTTGAGGAAATATACAAAGAAGAGTTTGGTGATTCTGAGATAAACTACAATAATTCATCTGAAAATCACCTCATCAAAGGTAAAAGAGATTATTATTATACTCAAGAAACTGAGTCACAGGACAATGTACAAACTATTACTATTGATAGTGTACAAGCCTATTCCACTAAAGAACATGCAATGGATTATGAAAGTAAAAAATTGCATGGTGGTAGTAACGAAAGGTTCAGCGTGAAAAATGGCTTTTATTCAGAAATAGCTTGTGATACTGCCACATATGATTTATCAGAGATAGGTGGTGGCCACCACCACCAACACCACCAACAGCAACAACAGCAACATGTCTCTCTTTCATTGGAGTTGAGGAACTGTGAAAACGATGGATTAGCCACATCACAAGATGCCAATCACAAAAgacacaataataataataatattaaaaataataatca